In bacterium, the sequence GCGCCGCCTTCACGGAAGACGGTGGTCTCGACTGGGATGGCGGACGGCTTCCGGTCAACACGTCCGGCGGCAGCCTTTCCGAGGCCTACGTCCACGGCTTCAACCACGTGATCGAAGCCGTGCGCCAGCTGCGCGGGGAGTCGACTGCTCAGGTCGAGGACGCCTCGAGCTGCCTCGTCACCAGCGGCGAGTGCGTGCCGACGAGCGCGCTGCTCTTGAGGAACTGAGCGATGGAGTCGGGATGGATCCTGCCGGATCTCTCGAATGAAGCGACCCGCGGCTTCTGGGATGGCTGCGCGGAAGGCGAGCTGCGCATTCAGACCTGCAGCGACTGCGGAGCGACGCGGATGCCGCCGCGGCCGATGTGTCCCCGGTGTCGCTCGGTGGACTACGGATGGACGGCGATGTCCGGCGAGGGGCGGATCTGGTCCTTCGTCGTGGCCCACCCGCCGCTCCTCCCGGCCTACGCCGAGATCGCGCCCTACCCGGTGGTGACCGTCGAGCTGCTGGAGGACCCGATGATCCGGATCGTCGGCGGCCTGGTCGGCGGTCCCGGCCTCGACGCCGCCTCCGTCGATACGAAAACGATCGAGATCGGCGATCCGGTCCACGTCGTCTTCGCGAAGGTCGAGGACGTGACGATCCCCCGTTGGACGGGGGCGAAATGGGCGTGATCAGGCTCCAAGGGAGGATCTGACGAGCGCGGTGGGCTCAGTCGTCGGGCGCGTCCCCGCCCTCGACCAGGACCGGAGCGGGCTCTCGATAGTTCGCAGCGCCGCTCGCGTCCTCCAGTCTCGGCAGGACCTCTCCCTCCTCCGGACCGATCACGATCACGCCCCGAAAGCGGGCACCTTCCTCCACGACGATTCCGGCGGTATGGATCTCGCCTTCGACGCTCGCTGACTTGTGCAGGATCGTCTGACGGCGAACGTGGAGGTCGCCGACGACACGGCCGTGGATCTCGACGGACTCCGCCTCGATCGTCGCGTCGACCTCGGCGGGCGCCGCGACCACGACCGACTTCGAGCCGTGGATCTGCCCCTCGATCCGCCCCTCGATCCGCACGTCGTCGGCAAAACGAAGGTCGCCCGCCAGCACGCTGGCCTCCCCGAGGAAGGTCTCCGCCGGGACCCCCTTCGGTCTCGAGACCGGACTCGCCGGCGGTACATCCGCTCGCGTTTCTTTCTTCTTCTTGAAGGGCATGTCACCTCGCTCGCGCCCGGGATCGGGCCTCGGGACCGATTCGGTCGCTCGCGGGAGAGCCCTTGTGTCGCGGGCTACGGCAGCGGAGACGCAGCGACCTTCTCGACTGCCCCCTCCACGGCCGTCCCCCGGAAGAAGTCCGGATTCGCCTCCGTTCCGTATAGAAGCGCGCGACGTTCTCGAAGACGAAGCGCCGGAACTGGTCTCGATCGAGCCAGCCCTTCTCGACGTTCTCCCAGGCCTCTTCGAGGACCTCGGTCATGTCGGGCACGTCCCAGTGGCCGATGTCGGAGCTGAACATCGCCGAGAGCTCGCTCCCGAACGGGATCCGGTCGCGATCGAAGGCGCTCGCGGTCATCGGGTCGTCGGCCTCACAGCCGAAGAAGAAGTTCGGGACGAAGCGGTCGCGCACGTCCTCGGGCCGCTCGACCCCGGTCTTCGCGAAGTCGTCATGGGGCCCGTCCGTCGCCCATCGCCCCGGATGATCGTCCGCCCCTTCGACCGCGCGCTCCTGGAGGACCCCACCGTACTGGCTGGCCAGATCGGCGAAGAGGGCGTCGTCGCGCAGGGTCGGATCGTAGTTCCGGATCGCGTCGGGATTCCGCTTCTCCCAACGCGAGAGCAGATCGCCGAAGAGGCCCACGCCCCAGTGGACGCCACCTTCGAGCAGACCGATCCGAAGG encodes:
- a CDS encoding OB-fold domain-containing protein, with translation MESGWILPDLSNEATRGFWDGCAEGELRIQTCSDCGATRMPPRPMCPRCRSVDYGWTAMSGEGRIWSFVVAHPPLLPAYAEIAPYPVVTVELLEDPMIRIVGGLVGGPGLDAASVDTKTIEIGDPVHVVFAKVEDVTIPRWTGAKWA
- a CDS encoding polymer-forming cytoskeletal protein; translated protein: MPFKKKKETRADVPPASPVSRPKGVPAETFLGEASVLAGDLRFADDVRIEGRIEGQIHGSKSVVVAAPAEVDATIEAESVEIHGRVVGDLHVRRQTILHKSASVEGEIHTAGIVVEEGARFRGVIVIGPEEGEVLPRLEDASGAANYREPAPVLVEGGDAPDD